From a region of the Tursiops truncatus isolate mTurTru1 chromosome 2, mTurTru1.mat.Y, whole genome shotgun sequence genome:
- the NDUFB1 gene encoding NADH dehydrogenase [ubiquinone] 1 beta subcomplex subunit 1, whose product MMNLLQIVRDHWVHILVPVGFVVGCYLDRKNDEKLIAFRNKSLLYKRELTPSEEVTWK is encoded by the exons ATGATGAACTTACTTCAGATTGTGCGTGACCACTGGGTACATATACTTGTCCCTGTGGGATTTGTCGTTGGATGTTACCTAGACAGAAAGAATGATGAAAAGCTAATTGCCTTCCGGAACAAGAGTCTGTTGTATAAAAG GGAATTAACACCCAGTGAAGAAGTCACCTGGAAATAA